From the genome of Papaver somniferum cultivar HN1 chromosome 2, ASM357369v1, whole genome shotgun sequence, one region includes:
- the LOC113352260 gene encoding uncharacterized protein LOC113352260 has product MISSEGNWKFNFRRVLTYAEAQEYAVLITAIGDVPPTRDSMEDTRRWKLHPSGVFSVKTLYSQLVAEHGVNNFPSHFIWQQAIPPKICFLMWCLVHGKLNTIDLLQRKGMNLHNDCDLCCGGEETQDHLFLHCKIAYKIWCNLTPSTCWTWVLPGSMLALAESWHTTQFSEDGNYI; this is encoded by the coding sequence ATGATTTCTAGTGAAGGAAATTGGAAATTCAACTTCAGGCGAGTGCTTACATATGCAGAAGCTCAAGAATATGCGGTGTTGATTACTGCCATTGGTGATGTTCCCCCTACTCGTGATAGCATGGAAGATACAAGGAGGTGGAAATTACATCCCTCCGGTGTGTTTTCTGTCAAAACTCTGTACTCTCAGTTGGTGGCGGAACATGGAGTGAATAACTTTCCCTCTCATTTCATATGGCAGCAGGCAATCCCTCCGAAAATCTGTTTTCTAATGTGGTGTTTGGTTCATGGTAAGCTGAACACTATAGATTTGCTTCAACGGAAAGGTATGAATCTACATAATGATTGTGATTTGTGTTGTGGAGGAGAAGAGACACAAGACCATCTTTTCCTGCATTGTAAGATTGCATACAAGATTTGGTGTAACCTAACACCTTCTACATGTTGGACTTGGGTATTACCGGGTTCAATGTTAGCTTTAGCAGAATCATGGCATACAACTCAATTTTCTGAAGATGGAAACTACATATAG